A genomic region of Chelmon rostratus isolate fCheRos1 chromosome 8, fCheRos1.pri, whole genome shotgun sequence contains the following coding sequences:
- the LOC121610398 gene encoding zinc finger protein ZFAT-like isoform X2 encodes MDGQKAAGCVFMCRLCNLFSPSRHQLLAHCSTLHPEKEPPDEIIIALQPLVGGPAETPAESPVKRKRGRPKGSTKKTRTDLTEGKADSTHPAEDNVQREEERNKEEGDRQCSSIQAESRDGMLGLECRVCHRSFSNRRQILKHICLREEEEEDDEDENGSICGGAGVEGSGSSDTGGVDPNQMQQNSARPGLMREKEVGSLRPQRTSRSRTSKEGGQATGNKKSVISVVLTEDKSLPGVSKMIPVEDTSAERESAAVQGQPQPSAVFQSQSKDLVRDATASEVNPKTDQEPSSDWTSTTTTAAASRGFQEYSIKQDAANLLQSQLKIFACEFCNKIFKFRHSLVAHLRTHTQEKPFQCPHCDYASAIKANLNVHLRKHTGEKFCCQHCPFNCLSPGHLKVHIERVHLKVKQYCRFCEKKYSDVKNLLKHMEKRHNLKDPAVHQSYQQLRLKTRQGLRQLLYHCPTCNRRFKNQLERERHLLVHGPQRPFACLLCDHAATKMAALAVHVRKHLFLYLCCVCDGKFVSSQRLKAHLKESHAELDQEQAFTDCINNSYYLMQPGGGVWGDEDIRIDAEGEMKEEGRIEREGEDESMREEGRRNGVGGGEWRNGEGEQLEVAASVDGEEMTEGDRAKSADSAEEVQVIEGVTGNEAELENRGAQQGSQEVLHQAISTEPTSSSERRAEAAAEEESQDNTDPCTPAAEQTFLSPESIHTALMEDRTKENTHPTDESTRAAKNTNTPLSASLCDLGVHTHLSSAPPGDDGQNPQSGRVFEVFHQSAFQQVFSSLQKTRLNIESFQRLRKIYGDLECQYCGKLFWYKVHYNVHVRTHTKEHSHYCSKCSYSSITKSSLKRHQIQKHSGLLLPCSNPGCKYTTPDKYKLQAHLRTHQEQGKSVTCPVCQHSYPEHRLKHHIKTSHPDTLPIQGKGLMVQRAEKCPYCDSYFLKNSSDFQRHIWAHQGLKPYVCSMCDYAGRSKSNLKTHMNRHNTERRHLCDLCGKKFKSKVTLKSHRLSHTDEGKPFQCSECDFTSVSKPSLLRHMEQHAEFKPFRCAHCHYSCNIAGPLKRHYNIKHPDQKYHNAGPGLPNPDALKQQGGIKCPECDFVYGTKWELNRHLKSKHSLKVVEGTWEVGEAVEAQYVPVEDEEQLTEAPVAALQENVNIQQITEFSSETHEAVTSMIAMAPGTVAVVQQVADEQEVGNCSNQLMVVNAEGGLTGDQVMVVEDAHGLEALTVLTQGENAHHYIVYVQEHTVEIN; translated from the exons ATGGATGGACAAAAAGCAG ctgggtgtgtgttcatgtgtcgGCTGTGCAACCTCTTCTCTCCCAGCCGCCATCAGCTGCTGGCCCATTGCTCCACGCTGCACCCCGAGAAGGAGCCTCCTGATGAGATCATCATTGCACTGCAGCCCCTTGTAGGAGGGCCTGCGGAGACACCGGCAG AGAGCCCAGTGAAGCGAAAACGGGGACGACCGAAAGGCTCTACGAAGAAGACACGCACAGATTTGACAGAGGGCAAGGCTGACTCCACCCATCCTGCAGAGGATAATgttcaaagagaagaagaaaggaataaggaggagggagacagacaatGTAGCTCGATACAAG CAGAAAGCCGTGATGGGATGTTGGGGCTGGAATGCAGAGTCTGTCATCGCTCGTTCAGCAACAGACGACAGATCCTCAAACACATCTgcctgagagaggaggaagaggaggacgatgaAGATGAGAATG GGAGCATCTGTGGTGGAGCAGGAGTCGAGGGTTCTGGGAGTTCGGATACTGGGGGTGTCGATCCAAACCAGATGCAGCAAAACTCAGCAAGACCAGGACTCATGAGAGAAAAAG AAGTCGGCAGCTTAAGACCCCAGAGAACCAGCCGAAGCCGCACCTCCAAAGAAGGAGGCCaagcaacaggaaacaaaaagtcAGTCATCAGTGTTGTTCTGACAGAAGATAAATCACTTCCAG GTGTATCTAAAATGATACCAGTAGAGGACACTTCAGCAGAAAGAGAGTCTGCAGCTGTCCAAGGTCAACCTCAG CCATCTGCAGTCTTCCAGAGTCAGTCTAAAGACCTTGTAAGAGATGCCACTGCCAGCGAAGTTAACCCTAAAACAGATCAGGAGCCAAG TTCTGACTGGacctccacaacaacaacagcagcagccagcagaggctTCCAGGAATATTCTATCAAGCAAGACGCTGCCAA TTTACTTCAGAGCCAGCTGAAGATCTTTGCCTGTGAGTTCTGTAACAAGATCTTTAAATTCAGACACTCACTGGTCGCCCACCTCAGGACACACACCCAGGAGAAACCATTCCAGTGTCCACACTGTGACTACGCATCAGCCATCAAAG CCAACCTGAATGTTCACCTGAGGAAGCACACAGGAGAGAAGTTTTGCTGTCAGCACTGTCCTTTCAACTGCCTCAGCCCAGGACACCTCAAG GTGCACATCGAGCGAGTCCATTTGAAGGTGAAGCAATACTGTCGCTTCTGTGAGAAAAAGTACTCAGACGTGAAGAACTTGCTGAAGCACATGGAGAAACGACATAACTTGAAAGACCCTGCTGTTCACCAGAGTTACCAACAGCTCAG GTTAAAGACTCGCCAGGGCCTCAGGCAGCTCCTGTACCACTGTCCTACCTGTAACCGACGCTTTAAGAACCAGCTCGAGCGGGAACGCCACCTGTTGGTCCACGGGCCCCAGCGTCCCTTCGCCTGCCTCCTCTGTGACCATGCTGCAACCAAGATGGCCGCCCTAGCTGTTCACGTCAGGAAGCACCTTTTCCTATACTTGTGCTGCGTGTGTGATGGAAAGTTTGTCAGCTCTCAGAGGCTGAAGGCTCACCTGAAAGAGTCTCACGCTGAGCTGGACCAGGAGCAAGCCTTCACCGACTGCATCAACAACAGCTACTATCTGATGCAGCCTGGGGGAGGCGTGTGGGGGGATGAAGATATAAGGATAGATGCAGAGGGGGAGATGAAGGAAGAGGGCAGGATAGAGCGTGAGGGTGAAGATGAAAGCATGAGAGAAGAGGGTAGAAGAAATGGTGTAGGAGGGGGAGAGTGGCGAAACGGGGAAGGGGAGCAGCTGGAAGTAGCAGCGAGTGTAGATGGGGAGGAGATGACGGAGGGAGATCGAGCTAAATCTGCAGATAGTGCAGAAGAAGTGCAGGTGATAGAAGGAGTGACAGGGAACGAAGCAGAATTAGAAAACAGAGGTGCACAGCAAGGTTCCCAAGAAGTGCTTCATCAAGCTATTTCCACAGAGCCTACATCTTCCTCTGAGAGACgggctgaagcagcagctgaggaggagtCACAGGACAACACAGACCCCTGCACCcctgcagctgaacagacatTTTTATCACCAGAGAGCATTCACACTGCGCTCATGGAGGACAGgactaaagaaaacacacacccaaCTGATGAGAGCACACGtgcagccaaaaacacaaacacacctttgtCTGCAAGCTTGTGTGATTTAGGTGTACACACGCATTTGTCATCAGCGCCTCCAGGGGATGATGGACAGAATCCACAATCAGGAAGG GTGTTTGAGGTTTTCCACCAGAGTGCGTTCCAGCAGGTTTTCTCATCTCTTCAGAAGACTCGGCTTAATATAGAGTCTTTCCAGCGACTCAGGAAAATTTACGGAGACCTGGAATGTCAATACTGTG GTAAACTGTTCTGGTACAAAGTCCACTATAATGTccatgtacgcacacacaccaaggaGCACTCGCATTACTGTTCAAAGTGTAGCTACTCTTCCATCACCAAGAGCTCTTTAAAGCGGCACCAGATCCAGAAGCACAGCGGGTTGCTGCTGCCTTGTTCGAATCCTGGCTGTAAATACACCACACCTGACAAATACAAGCTTCAAGCCCATTTGAGGACGCACCAGGAACAA GGGAAGAGTGTGACTTGTCCTGTCTGCCAGCACAGCTATCCTGAACACAGGCTAAAACACCACATCAAAACATCCCATCCTG ACACACTACCCATTCAGGGCAAAGGACTGATGGTGCAGCGTGCAGAGAAGTGCCCTTACTGTGACTCCTACTTCCTAAAGAACAGCAGTGACTTTCAGCGGCACATCTGGGCCCACCAAG GTTTGAAGCCATACGTCTGCAGCATGTGTGACTATGCAGGCCGCAGCAAGAGTAACTTGAAGACTCATATGAACCGACACAACACAGAGAGGCGTCACCTCTGTGATCTGTGTGGTAAAAAGTTCAAATCTAAAGTGACGCTGAAAAGCCACAGACTGAGCCACACTGACGAAG ggaAACCTTTTCAGTGTTCGGAGTGCGACTTCACCTCAGTCTCTAAACCTTCCTTGCTCAGACACATGGAGCAGCACGCCGAGTTTAAG CCATTTCGCTGTGCCCACTGCCACTACTCCTGTAACATTGCTGGTCCCCTAAAGCGACACTACAACATCAAACACCCAGATCAGAAATATCACAATGCCGGACCTGGACTGCCTAACCCCGATGCTCTGAAACAGCAAG GTGGTATAAAGTGTCCTGAATGTGACTTTGTGTATGGCACCAAGTGGGAGCTGAACCGCCACCTGAAGAGCAAACACAGCCTGAAAGTGGTGGAAGGCACCTGGGAG GTGGGAGAGGCAGTAGAAGCCCAGTATGTTCCTgtggaggatgaagagcagctgACAGAAGCACCTGTAGCAGCCCTGCAGGAAAACG TTAATATCCAGCAGATCACTGAATTCAGTTCAGAGACTCACGAGGCTGTCACCTCCATGATTGCCATGGCTCCAGGCACTGTTGCAGTCGTCCAACAG GTAGCTGATGAGCAGGAAGTCGGTAACTGCAGCAACCAGCTGATGGTGGTGAACGCAGAGGGGGGTCTAACTGGTGACcaggtgatggtggtggaggacgCGCATGGCCTGGAGGCTCTGACAGTCCTCACTCAGGGAGAAAATGCTCACCACTATATTGTCTACGTTCAGGAACACACTGTAGAAATCAACTAG
- the LOC121610286 gene encoding protein tyrosine phosphatase type IVA 3, translated as MSKVTLATMNRPAPVELCHKNMRFLITHNPTDSTLSSFIEDLKRYGATTVVRVCDITYDKTPLEKDGINVVDWPFDDGAPPPSKLVDDWLSLLKKKFQEDPGCCVAVHCVAGLGRAPVLVALALIESGMKYEDAIQLIRQKRRGAINSKQLTYLEKYRSKQRLRFKESHAHKNKCCTM; from the exons ATGTCAAAGGTCACACTGGCCACCATGAACCGTCCTGCTCCAGTGGAACTGTGCCACAAGAACATGAGATTTCTAATCACACACAACCCCACAGACAGCACACTCAGCTCCTTCATAGAG GACCTGAAGCGCTACGGTGCCACCACAGTTGTTCGAGTGTGTGATATCACCTATGATAAAACACCTCTGGAGAAAGACGGCATTAATGTAGtg GATTGGCCGTTTGATGATGGAGCCCCGCCTCCCAGTAAGCTGGTTGATGATTGGTTGAGTCTGCTGAAGAAGAAGTTTCAGGAGGATCCAGGATGCTGTGTGGCAGTTCACTGTGTGGCTGGACTGGGGAG GGCTCCTGTGCTGGTTGCTCTGGCTCTGATAGAGAGCGGGATGAAGTATGAAGATGCCATTCAACTCATCAGACA gaagCGTCGCGGAGCCATCAACAGCAAACAGCTCACCTACCTGGAGAAATATCGATCCAAGCAGAGGCTCCGCTTCAAAGAATCTCACGCACACAAGAACAAATGTTGCaccatgtga
- the LOC121610398 gene encoding zinc finger protein ZFAT-like isoform X1 translates to MDGQKAAGCVFMCRLCNLFSPSRHQLLAHCSTLHPEKEPPDEIIIALQPLVGGPAETPAESPVKRKRGRPKGSTKKTRTDLTEGKADSTHPAEDNVQREEERNKEEGDRQCSSIQAESRDGMLGLECRVCHRSFSNRRQILKHICLREEEEEDDEDENGSICGGAGVEGSGSSDTGGVDPNQMQQNSARPGLMREKEVGSLRPQRTSRSRTSKEGGQATGNKKSVISVVLTEDKSLPGVSKMIPVEDTSAERESAAVQGQPQPSAVFQSQSKDLVRDATASEVNPKTDQEPSSDWTSTTTTAAASRGFQEYSIKQDAANLLQSQLKIFACEFCNKIFKFRHSLVAHLRTHTQEKPFQCPHCDYASAIKANLNVHLRKHTGEKFCCQHCPFNCLSPGHLKVHIERVHLKVKQYCRFCEKKYSDVKNLLKHMEKRHNLKDPAVHQSYQQLRLKTRQGLRQLLYHCPTCNRRFKNQLERERHLLVHGPQRPFACLLCDHAATKMAALAVHVRKHLFLYLCCVCDGKFVSSQRLKAHLKESHAELDQEQAFTDCINNSYYLMQPGGGVWGDEDIRIDAEGEMKEEGRIEREGEDESMREEGRRNGVGGGEWRNGEGEQLEVAASVDGEEMTEGDRAKSADSAEEVQVIEGVTGNEAELENRGAQQGSQEVLHQAISTEPTSSSERRAEAAAEEESQDNTDPCTPAAEQTFLSPESIHTALMEDRTKENTHPTDESTRAAKNTNTPLSASLCDLGVHTHLSSAPPGDDGQNPQSGRVFEVFHQSAFQQVFSSLQKTRLNIESFQRLRKIYGDLECQYCGKLFWYKVHYNVHVRTHTKEHSHYCSKCSYSSITKSSLKRHQIQKHSGLLLPCSNPGCKYTTPDKYKLQAHLRTHQEQGKSVTCPVCQHSYPEHRLKHHIKTSHPDTLPIQGKGLMVQRAEKCPYCDSYFLKNSSDFQRHIWAHQGLKPYVCSMCDYAGRSKSNLKTHMNRHNTERRHLCDLCGKKFKSKVTLKSHRLSHTDEGKPFQCSECDFTSVSKPSLLRHMEQHAEFKPFRCAHCHYSCNIAGPLKRHYNIKHPDQKYHNAGPGLPNPDALKQQGGIKCPECDFVYGTKWELNRHLKSKHSLKVVEGTWEVGEAVEAQYVPVEDEEQLTEAPVAALQENVNIQQITEFSSETHEAVTSMIAMAPGTVAVVQQLQVADEQEVGNCSNQLMVVNAEGGLTGDQVMVVEDAHGLEALTVLTQGENAHHYIVYVQEHTVEIN, encoded by the exons ATGGATGGACAAAAAGCAG ctgggtgtgtgttcatgtgtcgGCTGTGCAACCTCTTCTCTCCCAGCCGCCATCAGCTGCTGGCCCATTGCTCCACGCTGCACCCCGAGAAGGAGCCTCCTGATGAGATCATCATTGCACTGCAGCCCCTTGTAGGAGGGCCTGCGGAGACACCGGCAG AGAGCCCAGTGAAGCGAAAACGGGGACGACCGAAAGGCTCTACGAAGAAGACACGCACAGATTTGACAGAGGGCAAGGCTGACTCCACCCATCCTGCAGAGGATAATgttcaaagagaagaagaaaggaataaggaggagggagacagacaatGTAGCTCGATACAAG CAGAAAGCCGTGATGGGATGTTGGGGCTGGAATGCAGAGTCTGTCATCGCTCGTTCAGCAACAGACGACAGATCCTCAAACACATCTgcctgagagaggaggaagaggaggacgatgaAGATGAGAATG GGAGCATCTGTGGTGGAGCAGGAGTCGAGGGTTCTGGGAGTTCGGATACTGGGGGTGTCGATCCAAACCAGATGCAGCAAAACTCAGCAAGACCAGGACTCATGAGAGAAAAAG AAGTCGGCAGCTTAAGACCCCAGAGAACCAGCCGAAGCCGCACCTCCAAAGAAGGAGGCCaagcaacaggaaacaaaaagtcAGTCATCAGTGTTGTTCTGACAGAAGATAAATCACTTCCAG GTGTATCTAAAATGATACCAGTAGAGGACACTTCAGCAGAAAGAGAGTCTGCAGCTGTCCAAGGTCAACCTCAG CCATCTGCAGTCTTCCAGAGTCAGTCTAAAGACCTTGTAAGAGATGCCACTGCCAGCGAAGTTAACCCTAAAACAGATCAGGAGCCAAG TTCTGACTGGacctccacaacaacaacagcagcagccagcagaggctTCCAGGAATATTCTATCAAGCAAGACGCTGCCAA TTTACTTCAGAGCCAGCTGAAGATCTTTGCCTGTGAGTTCTGTAACAAGATCTTTAAATTCAGACACTCACTGGTCGCCCACCTCAGGACACACACCCAGGAGAAACCATTCCAGTGTCCACACTGTGACTACGCATCAGCCATCAAAG CCAACCTGAATGTTCACCTGAGGAAGCACACAGGAGAGAAGTTTTGCTGTCAGCACTGTCCTTTCAACTGCCTCAGCCCAGGACACCTCAAG GTGCACATCGAGCGAGTCCATTTGAAGGTGAAGCAATACTGTCGCTTCTGTGAGAAAAAGTACTCAGACGTGAAGAACTTGCTGAAGCACATGGAGAAACGACATAACTTGAAAGACCCTGCTGTTCACCAGAGTTACCAACAGCTCAG GTTAAAGACTCGCCAGGGCCTCAGGCAGCTCCTGTACCACTGTCCTACCTGTAACCGACGCTTTAAGAACCAGCTCGAGCGGGAACGCCACCTGTTGGTCCACGGGCCCCAGCGTCCCTTCGCCTGCCTCCTCTGTGACCATGCTGCAACCAAGATGGCCGCCCTAGCTGTTCACGTCAGGAAGCACCTTTTCCTATACTTGTGCTGCGTGTGTGATGGAAAGTTTGTCAGCTCTCAGAGGCTGAAGGCTCACCTGAAAGAGTCTCACGCTGAGCTGGACCAGGAGCAAGCCTTCACCGACTGCATCAACAACAGCTACTATCTGATGCAGCCTGGGGGAGGCGTGTGGGGGGATGAAGATATAAGGATAGATGCAGAGGGGGAGATGAAGGAAGAGGGCAGGATAGAGCGTGAGGGTGAAGATGAAAGCATGAGAGAAGAGGGTAGAAGAAATGGTGTAGGAGGGGGAGAGTGGCGAAACGGGGAAGGGGAGCAGCTGGAAGTAGCAGCGAGTGTAGATGGGGAGGAGATGACGGAGGGAGATCGAGCTAAATCTGCAGATAGTGCAGAAGAAGTGCAGGTGATAGAAGGAGTGACAGGGAACGAAGCAGAATTAGAAAACAGAGGTGCACAGCAAGGTTCCCAAGAAGTGCTTCATCAAGCTATTTCCACAGAGCCTACATCTTCCTCTGAGAGACgggctgaagcagcagctgaggaggagtCACAGGACAACACAGACCCCTGCACCcctgcagctgaacagacatTTTTATCACCAGAGAGCATTCACACTGCGCTCATGGAGGACAGgactaaagaaaacacacacccaaCTGATGAGAGCACACGtgcagccaaaaacacaaacacacctttgtCTGCAAGCTTGTGTGATTTAGGTGTACACACGCATTTGTCATCAGCGCCTCCAGGGGATGATGGACAGAATCCACAATCAGGAAGG GTGTTTGAGGTTTTCCACCAGAGTGCGTTCCAGCAGGTTTTCTCATCTCTTCAGAAGACTCGGCTTAATATAGAGTCTTTCCAGCGACTCAGGAAAATTTACGGAGACCTGGAATGTCAATACTGTG GTAAACTGTTCTGGTACAAAGTCCACTATAATGTccatgtacgcacacacaccaaggaGCACTCGCATTACTGTTCAAAGTGTAGCTACTCTTCCATCACCAAGAGCTCTTTAAAGCGGCACCAGATCCAGAAGCACAGCGGGTTGCTGCTGCCTTGTTCGAATCCTGGCTGTAAATACACCACACCTGACAAATACAAGCTTCAAGCCCATTTGAGGACGCACCAGGAACAA GGGAAGAGTGTGACTTGTCCTGTCTGCCAGCACAGCTATCCTGAACACAGGCTAAAACACCACATCAAAACATCCCATCCTG ACACACTACCCATTCAGGGCAAAGGACTGATGGTGCAGCGTGCAGAGAAGTGCCCTTACTGTGACTCCTACTTCCTAAAGAACAGCAGTGACTTTCAGCGGCACATCTGGGCCCACCAAG GTTTGAAGCCATACGTCTGCAGCATGTGTGACTATGCAGGCCGCAGCAAGAGTAACTTGAAGACTCATATGAACCGACACAACACAGAGAGGCGTCACCTCTGTGATCTGTGTGGTAAAAAGTTCAAATCTAAAGTGACGCTGAAAAGCCACAGACTGAGCCACACTGACGAAG ggaAACCTTTTCAGTGTTCGGAGTGCGACTTCACCTCAGTCTCTAAACCTTCCTTGCTCAGACACATGGAGCAGCACGCCGAGTTTAAG CCATTTCGCTGTGCCCACTGCCACTACTCCTGTAACATTGCTGGTCCCCTAAAGCGACACTACAACATCAAACACCCAGATCAGAAATATCACAATGCCGGACCTGGACTGCCTAACCCCGATGCTCTGAAACAGCAAG GTGGTATAAAGTGTCCTGAATGTGACTTTGTGTATGGCACCAAGTGGGAGCTGAACCGCCACCTGAAGAGCAAACACAGCCTGAAAGTGGTGGAAGGCACCTGGGAG GTGGGAGAGGCAGTAGAAGCCCAGTATGTTCCTgtggaggatgaagagcagctgACAGAAGCACCTGTAGCAGCCCTGCAGGAAAACG TTAATATCCAGCAGATCACTGAATTCAGTTCAGAGACTCACGAGGCTGTCACCTCCATGATTGCCATGGCTCCAGGCACTGTTGCAGTCGTCCAACAG TTGCAGGTAGCTGATGAGCAGGAAGTCGGTAACTGCAGCAACCAGCTGATGGTGGTGAACGCAGAGGGGGGTCTAACTGGTGACcaggtgatggtggtggaggacgCGCATGGCCTGGAGGCTCTGACAGTCCTCACTCAGGGAGAAAATGCTCACCACTATATTGTCTACGTTCAGGAACACACTGTAGAAATCAACTAG